GAAGACGCCAATGACAATAATACGCTTCTAAAAAACGGTGATCTTTATGTCATTGTTGACATTGTTTTCCCACCAGATAACTGGACCATGGAAGTAAACGATTATCGAGCTGTTCGAAACATTATTCCCTCCACAATAAATAAACGTGAATCTAGTACTTCCGGTGAGAGTATTCTGAACGTTGAAAACATTAACGTTAGTGAGATCGTTAAAGAAATTCCAAACTGTGATGAGCTACCAAAATTCCAAGACACGTATGATAATACTAATGACAAGGGTGAAAGTCCATTTTGGACACCCAACTGTTCTCAGCAATAGAGAACGCCTTGAAAAAGGTACTGCATGTTTTTTTGTACATAGTAAATTAATCATGTTCATTAATAGTAACACTATTTAGTATATTAAGATAtcatgtatatatatataatatgaATGCATACAAAAATGAACTAGTTTATAAAACAGCAAACGTAAAGCAAAAAAcaattattttgtaaatgTGAGATGTGAGTCtaaatttgaagagaaGGCAAAGATGTAACCAGATGcaagaattgaaatttgtGTATAgtacaaaaaatatgagAGTATCGCGTTAGATGATCTAATCCAGCAGATCAAGTAACTCTTGTTCGTCCAGGCCCCTTCCATCGTATATACTGTCAATTTCGACAGAGGAGCAATCGTCAATGCTCTCAGTAATGTTTGCATTTTTTGCTTGTGTGTTTGCTCGGGTAATGACCTCGTCTGTTGTATTCTTATCATTTAGCACACCTTCTTCCAGCTTACTTTCCTCTAGATCAAGCGGTAGCAACTGAGGAGAGTCATCACCGACTATTGAAATAGCGCGTGGAGAATCCATTATGAAAGTGGGTCTGTTTATGGCGTTTTTCAGTTTAAGTTTCTCCAGGTCGGAGTCGTCTAGTGGTTCGTACCCTTCTGGTTCGTAAGGTTTTTCTGGCTCTCTCACTGAGGCAACTTCTATTTCTCTGTCTAGGTCACGGTCGTTGAATATTTTACGCAACCCACTTTTCCCGTTGAGAAGACCAGTTTTACCCTCAGCGCTGGCAATGCTATGTGTCAGCGCCTGTTTGATCTTCAATGCCAGCGGGTTGCTCTCCTCGTCGTCCTCGCTGTCACTTTCGCTGGCGCTCTCCTTCTCGTCTCCACTAGCGATATCTTTCAATATCAGACTAGTAACTCTCCTGTTTGCGTTGTTCGCTGTGCTGCCCGCACGCGTCACAGCGGgcttcagcttcttctggTTGCTGTTCCGCTTCAGCGACAAGTAGCTCGACGACCTGTTGTAGTTCTTGTCCTTGCTGGCAAGCGGCTGGCGCTGCCCGTTCTTCTTGGGCAGCAGCGTCGACCGCGTGCGCTTCAGCAGCTGCGTGGGCGTCGCTGGGCCTTTCTCCCTCAGCGTCCCGACCACGTTGTTCTCCTTATCCGTCTCGACTGCACCCATCGCCCTACGTTTGGTCTCTTTATGGCAAGCCCTCTTAGACGCCAAATATTGTACAACagctttcttttgtttgtGTTTTGCTCACCCTTTCCCGTGATTTGTGTCCCCCACGGCATTGTCCCTTTTCCCGAAACCCTCATCGCTCCGGGGGGGGAAGCCAGTTGCAGGTGTTACGTACACCATGATATTAACAGAAGCATAGAATTTAAAGAGATGCGATAGCCTTCATAGTTGGAGGAGGGGAGGAGGGCGGAAGTAGTTGAGAGAGCTGGGGTATAGTGTATTTCATAGCTTGGATGAGCGGGCGGGTGTTAGAAGTGTTCCGAGGGCTGCCGCTGCTGCCGCTGAGCCATGAGATAGTAGCGCGGTGCTGGGACCGGATGGTCCGGCAGCGCGACGTGTACTACCAGTTTGCAGTGCATGTGAGCCACTGCCATGAGCGGCTGAGCACGCGCAACCTGCTGAGGCTTGTGACGCATGTGCACCACGTTTTAGCGCCGATGAACGAGCTACCCGCGCACCTGCGGCAGTACCAGTCTGAGTACCACGCGCTGGTGGCCAGCTGGCCTACTGTCACTGAGCGGCAGATCCTGGACGCGATGGAGCTGGGCAAGGGGATGGCGGTACGAATCCCACACAACAAGACGCTGAGGCAGATGTTCGAGCAGCATGAGTGGCTCGTGCAGCAGCGGCTGCTTGACGATAAGCGCCTGAAGAGACGGCGGCTACTGCGGTGCGAAGTGCAGATGGCAACACCCACCACCAATGGCAGCACCAACGGCAACAC
This window of the Nakaseomyces glabratus chromosome L, complete sequence genome carries:
- the PDS1 gene encoding securin (CAGL0L12298g~Has domain(s) with predicted role in DNA metabolic process, chromosome organization and cytoplasm, nucleus localization), which encodes MGAVETDKENNVVGTLREKGPATPTQLLKRTRSTLLPKKNGQRQPLASKDKNYNRSSSYLSLKRNSNQKKLKPAVTRAGSTANNANRRVTSLILKDIASGDEKESASESDSEDDEESNPLALKIKQALTHSIASAEGKTGLLNGKSGLRKIFNDRDLDREIEVASVREPEKPYEPEGYEPLDDSDLEKLKLKNAINRPTFIMDSPRAISIVGDDSPQLLPLDLEESKLEEGVLNDKNTTDEVITRANTQAKNANITESIDDCSSVEIDSIYDGRGLDEQELLDLLD
- the GEP5 gene encoding Gep5p (CAGL0L12320g~Ortholog(s) have role in mitochondrial genome maintenance and mitochondrion localization), translating into MSGRVLEVFRGLPLLPLSHEIVARCWDRMVRQRDVYYQFAVHVSHCHERLSTRNLLRLVTHVHHVLAPMNELPAHLRQYQSEYHALVASWPTVTERQILDAMELGKGMAVRIPHNKTLRQMFEQHEWLVQQRLLDDKRLKRRRLLRCEVQMATPTTNGSTNGNTNGSEISFRQCPLTIRELTPLGALESEAKFKNRVRSDVHSLWRLLAVQHPPLSRPHADELVRTLKRTLGTSRTDRSIARAYLQLLQRAYTYTYTYTDTEAEAQLQYSRVSQLVSH